From a single Sediminibacterium sp. KACHI17 genomic region:
- a CDS encoding DUF4242 domain-containing protein, with translation MKQVKILFKSLLIVCLFMLQQEAKAQQKSSTDATKESSQSSMKLFLIERDIPGAGTLTPVELKGISQKSCTVLTSMGPKIKWVQSYVTGNKIFCVYQAEDEKLIKEHAQKGGFPITKITQISSTISPATAEQ, from the coding sequence ATGAAACAAGTTAAAATCCTTTTCAAATCACTACTTATTGTGTGTTTATTTATGCTTCAACAAGAGGCAAAGGCTCAACAAAAGTCTTCTACCGATGCAACAAAAGAGAGCAGTCAAAGTAGTATGAAATTATTCCTAATTGAAAGAGATATTCCCGGTGCGGGTACATTGACACCTGTAGAGTTAAAAGGGATCTCGCAAAAATCTTGTACGGTACTCACATCCATGGGGCCAAAGATAAAATGGGTCCAGAGTTATGTTACGGGTAATAAGATATTTTGTGTGTACCAAGCTGAAGATGAGAAATTGATCAAAGAACATGCACAGAAAGGTGGGTTCCCGATCACTAAAATTACGCAGATCAGTTCTACGATTAGTCCTGCCACCGCTGAACAATAA
- the trxA gene encoding thioredoxin, translated as MALELTDANFQTTVLDSDKLTVVDFWAEWCGPCRAIGPVIEELAKEYDGKVNVGKVNVDHNPNLSVNYGITSIPAILFIKGGQIVDKQIGAVPKSVLDKKIQAHI; from the coding sequence ATGGCTTTAGAATTAACAGACGCGAATTTCCAGACGACGGTGCTGGATAGTGATAAACTGACAGTAGTGGATTTTTGGGCTGAGTGGTGCGGACCTTGTCGCGCTATCGGACCCGTTATTGAAGAACTGGCCAAGGAATACGATGGTAAAGTAAATGTGGGCAAAGTAAATGTTGACCATAATCCAAACCTGAGTGTGAATTATGGTATCACTTCTATCCCTGCGATCCTTTTCATTAAAGGCGGACAAATTGTAGACAAACAAATTGGTGCAGTTCCTAAATCTGTATTGGATAAAAAGATTCAGGCGCATATTTAA
- the dnaE gene encoding DNA polymerase III subunit alpha, producing MAFSHLHVHTQYSLLDGAAAIDSLYKKAAKDNMPALAITDHGNMFGAFEFVSQAWKNTKVIGKDANGKDITAPVIKPIVGCEFYVVKDRHIKTFTKEVKDERYHQVLLAKNKKGYENLVKLTSLGFIEGMYSKYPRIDKELIEQYHEGLIATTCCIGAYVPQTILHDGEAKAEQEFKWWLDLFGEDYYIEIQRHNIKEQELINQTLLKFAKKYNVPVIATNDSHYVDQDDANAHDILLCINTGEKQSTPGFDDFVNDDAQIKNRRFKFPNDQFYFKTTQEMEKLFSDIPESLDNTNQIVDKVEVLNLKKDILLPAFPIPKEFQIHTDANLNQWEYLRHITMEGAKMRYSDLTPEIQERIDFELFTIKTMGFAGYFLIVSDFIKAGRELGVFVGPGRGSAAGSVVAYCIGITNIDPIKYNLLFERFLNPDRKSMPDIDTDFDDEGRQKVIDYVVDKYGKQQVAQIITYGTMAAKMSIKDVARVLDLPLAESNMLAKLVPDKPGTELGRVLHAPLTVKDGEKSLEEKEAYQQEDIENVKKLREIYQGNDIRAQVLKEAERLEGSVRNTGIHAAGIIIAPKDLTELIPVATAKDSDLWVTQIEGSIIEDAGVIKMDFLGLKTLSILKTALELIQQNHGVTIDLDNIPLDDEKTFHLYQRGETNATFQFESVGMQKYLRDLKPDKFDDLIAMNALYRPGPIAYIPKFIDRKHGREPVTYDIPEMEEYLAETYGITVYQEQVMLLSQSLGGFTKGDADVLRKAMGKKQKSVLDKMKTQFIEGATAKGHPADKLEKIWTDWEAFAQYAFNKSHSTCYAFVAYQTAYLKAHYPGEYMSAVLNHAGSIEKITFFMEECKRMGIKVLGPDINESLKGFAVNKNGEIRFGLGGLKGVGEAAVENIIAEREKNGWYQNIFDFIKRVIQRSVNKKSLESLAYSGAFDCFKEFHRAQYFHVADGEKISGLEKIINYGQANQSAAAASTNTLFGDMSSAMQVPIPKIANVEPWTLTELLDHEKDVTGMFMSGHPLDHFKFELKYYGITSINDFNEIKQTLHLQPNPGKQIRVAGLVIDVQHRVTKTGKNFGSFVIEDFSGKTDFILWSEDYIKFQNYLEKGQNILLTGFFRSRFNQPNNFEFKVNVMSLLETVKQNLTRSIEINMHPASVTPDFVSFIDKNVREHPGKSSLRFNIYEPREQLKVSMYSLEKGFMMNEEMASFLLENPDLDVTVGVVG from the coding sequence ATGGCATTCTCTCATCTCCACGTTCATACACAATATTCACTGCTCGATGGTGCTGCAGCGATCGATAGTTTGTATAAAAAAGCAGCAAAAGATAATATGCCTGCCCTGGCCATTACAGATCATGGCAACATGTTTGGTGCTTTTGAATTTGTAAGTCAGGCCTGGAAGAATACCAAGGTGATCGGAAAAGATGCCAATGGAAAAGATATCACTGCCCCTGTGATAAAACCGATCGTGGGTTGTGAGTTTTATGTAGTGAAAGACAGACATATAAAAACTTTCACAAAAGAGGTAAAAGATGAACGATACCATCAGGTTCTGCTAGCCAAAAACAAAAAAGGATACGAGAATCTAGTCAAACTTACATCCCTTGGATTCATTGAAGGCATGTATAGTAAATATCCACGTATCGATAAAGAACTGATCGAGCAATATCATGAAGGACTGATCGCAACAACTTGTTGTATTGGTGCCTATGTGCCGCAGACCATCTTACATGATGGTGAAGCAAAGGCGGAACAGGAATTCAAATGGTGGCTGGACCTGTTTGGTGAAGATTATTATATCGAGATACAGCGTCATAATATCAAAGAACAGGAACTCATCAATCAAACTCTATTGAAGTTTGCCAAGAAATACAACGTCCCTGTTATTGCAACGAATGACAGTCACTATGTAGATCAAGATGATGCCAATGCACACGATATTCTTTTATGCATCAATACCGGAGAAAAACAAAGCACACCGGGTTTTGATGACTTCGTAAACGATGATGCACAGATCAAAAACAGACGATTCAAATTTCCTAACGATCAGTTTTATTTCAAGACGACACAGGAAATGGAAAAACTGTTCAGTGATATTCCCGAGTCACTGGATAATACCAATCAGATCGTAGATAAGGTGGAAGTATTGAATCTTAAAAAGGATATCCTGCTTCCTGCATTTCCAATTCCAAAAGAGTTTCAGATACATACCGACGCCAACCTGAATCAGTGGGAATACCTGCGTCATATTACCATGGAGGGCGCTAAAATGCGCTATTCAGACCTTACACCGGAGATACAGGAACGTATCGATTTTGAATTGTTCACGATCAAGACCATGGGTTTTGCCGGATACTTTTTGATCGTGAGTGATTTTATCAAAGCAGGAAGAGAATTAGGTGTATTCGTAGGTCCGGGTCGTGGTTCTGCTGCCGGAAGTGTGGTGGCTTATTGTATCGGTATCACGAATATTGATCCGATCAAATACAATTTGCTGTTCGAGCGTTTCCTCAATCCTGACCGTAAGAGCATGCCCGATATCGATACGGACTTCGATGATGAAGGCCGTCAGAAAGTGATCGATTATGTGGTTGACAAATACGGGAAACAACAGGTGGCACAGATCATCACATACGGTACCATGGCCGCCAAGATGAGTATTAAAGATGTGGCCCGTGTATTGGATCTCCCGCTTGCCGAAAGCAATATGTTGGCCAAGCTGGTTCCGGATAAGCCCGGAACTGAACTGGGACGCGTATTACATGCACCATTAACTGTAAAAGATGGTGAAAAATCACTGGAAGAAAAAGAAGCTTATCAGCAAGAAGATATTGAGAATGTAAAAAAACTACGAGAGATCTATCAGGGCAATGATATCCGTGCACAAGTATTAAAAGAAGCGGAAAGACTAGAAGGGTCTGTTCGTAATACAGGCATTCATGCTGCGGGAATCATCATCGCTCCGAAAGATCTTACGGAATTGATCCCTGTTGCCACGGCCAAAGATTCAGATCTATGGGTAACACAGATCGAGGGAAGTATTATTGAAGATGCCGGTGTTATCAAGATGGACTTTCTGGGTCTGAAGACCCTTTCCATTTTGAAAACAGCATTGGAACTCATTCAGCAAAACCATGGAGTCACCATTGATCTGGATAATATTCCGTTGGATGATGAAAAAACATTTCACTTATACCAGCGTGGAGAAACCAATGCCACTTTTCAGTTTGAAAGTGTAGGCATGCAGAAATATCTCCGCGATCTCAAGCCGGATAAGTTCGATGACCTCATTGCGATGAACGCCCTGTATCGTCCCGGGCCGATTGCCTACATTCCAAAATTCATTGATAGAAAACATGGTCGTGAACCTGTGACCTATGATATTCCTGAAATGGAGGAATACCTGGCAGAGACCTATGGTATCACTGTATATCAAGAGCAGGTGATGTTGCTGAGTCAGAGTTTAGGTGGTTTTACCAAAGGTGATGCAGATGTGCTGCGTAAAGCCATGGGTAAAAAACAAAAATCAGTTCTTGACAAAATGAAAACTCAATTTATTGAAGGGGCTACTGCGAAGGGGCATCCTGCGGATAAATTGGAAAAGATATGGACAGACTGGGAAGCCTTTGCACAATACGCTTTCAATAAATCACATTCCACCTGTTATGCTTTTGTAGCATATCAAACCGCTTACTTAAAAGCACATTATCCGGGTGAATACATGTCTGCCGTGCTGAATCATGCAGGCAGCATTGAGAAGATCACCTTCTTTATGGAAGAATGTAAGAGGATGGGGATTAAAGTGCTGGGACCGGATATCAATGAATCCTTAAAAGGCTTTGCCGTAAACAAAAATGGCGAGATCCGTTTTGGATTAGGGGGCTTAAAAGGCGTGGGTGAAGCTGCAGTCGAAAACATTATTGCCGAGAGAGAAAAAAATGGATGGTACCAAAACATTTTTGATTTTATCAAACGTGTGATCCAAAGAAGTGTCAATAAGAAATCCTTAGAAAGTTTGGCATATTCAGGTGCATTTGATTGTTTCAAGGAATTTCATCGTGCTCAATATTTTCATGTTGCAGATGGTGAAAAAATATCAGGATTAGAGAAGATCATCAACTATGGTCAAGCCAATCAATCTGCAGCAGCCGCGAGTACCAATACATTGTTTGGAGATATGTCTTCAGCCATGCAGGTACCGATACCCAAGATCGCCAATGTAGAACCATGGACACTCACAGAGCTACTGGATCATGAAAAAGATGTAACGGGAATGTTCATGAGCGGACACCCACTGGATCATTTTAAGTTTGAGTTGAAGTATTATGGCATCACCAGTATCAATGATTTTAATGAGATCAAACAAACGCTGCATTTACAGCCTAATCCCGGAAAACAGATCCGTGTAGCCGGTTTGGTGATCGATGTTCAGCATCGGGTAACAAAAACGGGGAAGAATTTTGGCTCTTTTGTCATTGAGGATTTTAGCGGTAAAACTGATTTCATTTTGTGGAGTGAAGATTATATCAAGTTCCAGAATTATTTAGAGAAGGGGCAAAACATTTTACTTACCGGCTTCTTTCGTTCGCGCTTCAATCAACCTAATAATTTTGAATTTAAGGTGAATGTGATGTCTTTACTGGAAACAGTAAAACAAAACTTGACACGCAGTATTGAGATCAACATGCATCCGGCTTCAGTAACTCCTGATTTTGTATCCTTCATTGATAAAAATGTGAGAGAGCATCCCGGAAAATCTTCTTTGCGTTTCAATATTTATGAACCTAGGGAACAACTCAAAGTGAGTATGTATTCGTTGGAGAAAGGATTCATGATGAATGAAGAAATGGCTAGCTTCTTATTAGAGAACCCGGATTTGGATGTGACTGTGGGAGTTGTAGGATAA
- a CDS encoding nucleoside permease: protein MSIKLRLTFLSFFQFFVWGAWLTTLGSYGFGFKNWTGAQFGAVFSTLGLGSLIMPALIGIIADRWMNAEKLYALLHILYGLTLFVLPFIDEPNTFFWVLLVSMCFYMPTISLSNSLSYRILIDNQMDVVKVFPPIRVWGTIGFIAAMWTTNLLSDPQSPWEAGKAVGEQIAAFTGHAINANQFYIAGVFAVVLGIYSFFLPKCPPENKGRGAGSWMDNLGLKAFKLLGNYKMAIFFLFSMFLGAALQLTNMYGDTYLKDFEKIEQYKDSFVVEYSTIIISISQISETLFILAIPFFMKRFGIKKVMLISMFAWVLRFGLFSFGNPEGFFWMIILSNIVYGMAFDFFNISGSLFVETSIDPEIRSSAQGLFMMMTNGFGAIMGSVLSGWMIDGYYLLPDGSKDWSGIWMVFAIYALFIAIFFGLLFRHKHNPAEVKNMSH from the coding sequence ATGTCAATTAAACTCAGGCTGACTTTTTTAAGTTTTTTTCAGTTTTTTGTTTGGGGAGCCTGGCTCACAACTTTGGGGTCTTATGGATTCGGGTTTAAAAACTGGACAGGTGCCCAATTTGGTGCTGTTTTTTCAACCCTCGGACTCGGTTCCCTGATCATGCCGGCGCTGATTGGTATCATAGCTGACCGTTGGATGAATGCTGAAAAGCTGTACGCTTTGTTGCATATTCTTTATGGATTGACATTGTTTGTACTACCTTTTATTGATGAGCCCAATACATTCTTTTGGGTACTCTTGGTGAGCATGTGTTTTTATATGCCAACCATTTCACTGTCCAACTCGCTTTCGTACAGAATTTTGATCGATAATCAAATGGATGTCGTAAAAGTATTCCCTCCCATTCGTGTGTGGGGGACGATTGGTTTTATTGCAGCTATGTGGACCACCAATCTGCTCAGTGACCCACAATCGCCATGGGAAGCCGGTAAAGCTGTTGGGGAACAGATTGCGGCTTTTACAGGTCATGCTATTAATGCGAATCAATTTTATATCGCCGGGGTATTCGCTGTGGTACTGGGTATCTATTCTTTCTTCTTGCCAAAATGCCCTCCTGAAAACAAAGGAAGAGGTGCTGGTTCTTGGATGGACAACTTAGGCCTAAAAGCTTTCAAATTGCTGGGTAATTACAAGATGGCCATTTTCTTTTTGTTCTCCATGTTTCTGGGAGCTGCTTTACAGCTGACCAATATGTATGGGGATACTTATTTGAAGGATTTTGAAAAGATCGAGCAGTATAAAGATTCTTTCGTAGTGGAATATTCAACGATCATCATCTCGATCTCTCAGATATCTGAAACACTCTTTATTCTGGCGATCCCATTCTTTATGAAAAGATTCGGGATCAAAAAAGTGATGTTGATCTCCATGTTTGCATGGGTATTGAGATTTGGACTTTTCTCTTTCGGTAATCCGGAAGGATTCTTCTGGATGATCATCCTGTCGAATATTGTGTATGGTATGGCATTTGACTTCTTCAATATTTCTGGTTCTTTATTCGTAGAAACTTCGATCGATCCGGAAATACGTTCTTCAGCTCAAGGATTGTTCATGATGATGACCAATGGTTTTGGTGCTATCATGGGAAGTGTACTGAGCGGCTGGATGATCGACGGATATTACCTGCTACCTGATGGTAGCAAAGATTGGTCCGGCATCTGGATGGTCTTTGCCATCTATGCATTATTCATCGCCATCTTCTTTGGGTTACTCTTCCGACATAAACACAATCCTGCGGAAGTCAAGAATATGTCACACTAA
- a CDS encoding VOC family protein gives MLTQIHPKLPMRDKATTKSYYVDQLQFREISDYGDYLILQKDTIEIHFFSFPTLNPLENYGQVYIRLDEIETFYQSLLDRKVAIHPNAPLTEKPWGQKEFALLDPDHNLLTFGQSI, from the coding sequence ATGCTGACACAGATCCATCCCAAATTACCCATGCGGGATAAAGCAACGACCAAATCCTATTATGTTGACCAATTGCAGTTTCGTGAAATAAGTGATTATGGTGATTACTTGATCCTTCAAAAAGATACTATCGAAATTCATTTCTTTAGCTTTCCAACATTGAATCCTTTGGAGAATTATGGACAGGTGTATATCAGGCTAGATGAGATTGAAACTTTTTATCAGTCATTACTAGACAGAAAAGTAGCGATTCATCCCAATGCTCCTTTGACTGAAAAACCTTGGGGGCAAAAAGAATTTGCACTCCTAGATCCTGATCATAATCTGCTCACTTTCGGACAGTCAATTTAA
- a CDS encoding NlpC/P60 family protein encodes MMNRSVWMIGMISLLSFTSCKSLSKLTSRDNSTAKTTAAKTTGSKERTFLDQIEVTPGSVVTTGHKASTTNANMSSASNTGKRNNTGSSDMNAFNIERAGYLQLKYAVIIDATVEKLTNIALLETIDKWWGTKYCLGGSTEDCIDCSAFTQVIMRDVFNTTLPRTAQEQFDNSEKIELADLQEGDLVFFHTTGRNRDITHVGVYLLNNKFVHAATSGGVMISDLNEKYWQPRFRGAGRVVK; translated from the coding sequence ATGATGAACAGATCTGTTTGGATGATAGGAATGATCAGCTTATTGAGCTTCACGAGTTGTAAATCATTGAGTAAGCTGACTTCAAGGGATAATTCTACGGCTAAAACAACAGCTGCCAAAACAACCGGATCAAAAGAACGCACTTTTCTTGACCAGATCGAAGTAACACCGGGCTCTGTGGTTACAACAGGACATAAGGCCAGCACTACCAACGCAAATATGTCATCAGCCAGTAATACCGGCAAGCGAAATAACACCGGATCATCTGATATGAATGCGTTCAATATTGAAAGAGCAGGTTATCTGCAATTAAAATACGCTGTGATCATTGACGCTACTGTCGAAAAATTAACGAATATAGCCCTGCTCGAAACCATCGATAAATGGTGGGGAACGAAATATTGTTTGGGAGGAAGTACAGAAGATTGTATCGATTGTTCTGCATTCACGCAGGTGATCATGCGGGATGTATTTAATACTACCTTGCCAAGAACAGCTCAAGAGCAATTTGACAATAGCGAGAAGATCGAATTGGCAGACCTGCAGGAAGGGGATCTGGTTTTCTTTCACACAACGGGTCGTAACCGTGATATCACCCATGTAGGCGTTTATCTGCTCAATAATAAATTCGTTCATGCTGCCACCAGTGGTGGTGTAATGATCAGCGATCTGAATGAAAAATACTGGCAACCGAGGTTCAGAGGCGCCGGTAGGGTAGTAAAATGA
- a CDS encoding DUF418 domain-containing protein, whose product MSSETLKQRIITVDALRGFALLGILLAHMIYWYNAGPLPGSIFEKHNDTASGIIGIVNEILISGKFFAFFSFLFGLSFFLQMNSMEESGRPFVWRYAWRITIMGIIGLIHHAFWRGDILSIYAPLGFILLPMRKLSNRAVLIIGVLLAINLPSLLMQLPGLIEQLTSTTPPPPPPSGPPPGPDPSQAFFKTVYKSDIWSMMKNNIISIGEKFDFQFGSGRIYVTLGFFLLGMYSGRKGWFAMSSEALKPIFKKIKNKSGWVVLVTLLGGVGIYGLNEGFKLGWESSPLVGFIFGTLYNLNNAALVVFYVTGITLLMNRKFWQNLLYPLAPIGKMALTSYLLQTALGLVLFFGFGFGLVGVTAPWLNWLIALAFFILQAIACKWWFKKFYFGPVEWLWRSLTYFKIQPFRKKQASA is encoded by the coding sequence ATGTCATCTGAAACCCTGAAGCAACGTATTATAACAGTAGACGCACTACGTGGATTTGCCTTATTAGGTATCCTTCTGGCGCACATGATCTATTGGTACAATGCCGGACCTTTACCCGGATCTATTTTCGAGAAACACAATGATACTGCAAGTGGTATTATTGGTATCGTGAATGAAATATTGATCTCCGGTAAATTCTTCGCCTTCTTTTCATTTTTATTTGGATTGAGTTTTTTCCTCCAGATGAACAGTATGGAAGAAAGCGGCAGACCCTTTGTTTGGAGATATGCTTGGCGTATCACGATCATGGGAATAATTGGTTTGATACATCATGCATTTTGGAGAGGAGATATTCTTTCCATTTATGCTCCCCTGGGTTTTATTCTTTTACCCATGCGCAAACTCAGCAACCGCGCTGTATTGATCATAGGTGTTCTATTAGCGATCAATTTACCCAGCTTACTCATGCAGTTGCCAGGACTCATTGAACAATTGACCTCTACTACGCCACCACCACCTCCTCCATCTGGTCCGCCTCCGGGACCTGATCCTTCACAAGCATTTTTCAAAACAGTCTATAAAAGCGATATCTGGAGTATGATGAAGAATAACATCATCAGCATTGGAGAAAAATTTGATTTCCAATTTGGCAGTGGTCGTATTTATGTTACACTCGGATTTTTCTTATTGGGAATGTATAGTGGCAGAAAGGGATGGTTTGCTATGAGTTCGGAAGCACTAAAACCCATTTTTAAAAAAATAAAAAATAAGTCCGGTTGGGTTGTGTTGGTAACACTCTTAGGTGGGGTTGGCATCTATGGATTGAATGAAGGTTTTAAACTCGGCTGGGAAAGCAGTCCATTGGTAGGCTTCATTTTTGGCACATTGTATAATCTCAATAATGCAGCCCTCGTGGTTTTCTATGTTACAGGAATTACTTTATTAATGAACCGAAAATTTTGGCAAAACTTATTATACCCATTAGCACCTATCGGAAAAATGGCTTTGACCAGTTACTTACTGCAAACAGCACTTGGTCTTGTTTTGTTTTTTGGATTTGGATTTGGTTTAGTGGGCGTAACAGCTCCCTGGCTCAACTGGCTGATCGCACTTGCATTTTTCATACTCCAGGCAATAGCATGCAAATGGTGGTTTAAAAAATTCTACTTCGGCCCGGTAGAGTGGCTGTGGAGATCGTTGACATATTTTAAAATACAACCTTTCCGAAAAAAGCAAGCCTCCGCGTAA
- a CDS encoding DNA alkylation repair protein gives MTLEDILSVLQSLGNEKMMAINTKAGAGENQFGVKMGDIRNIAKKLKTNHTLGLELWNAGNIEAQFLAILIMKPDQLSVEQLDQMVEQIDFTHVADWFSNYILKDHPAKETLRIKWLKSNNKWALRAGWSLMAGKIARNADDIDLAALLKQLHKELPQAAPEVQWTMNFALAYIGIHHPAYRKQALDIGEELGIYRDYPVSKGCTSPFAPIWINEMVKRQSK, from the coding sequence ATGACCCTCGAAGACATTCTTTCTGTATTACAATCACTCGGCAACGAAAAAATGATGGCGATCAACACCAAAGCCGGTGCTGGGGAAAATCAGTTCGGGGTAAAAATGGGTGATATTCGAAATATTGCCAAGAAGCTAAAAACCAATCATACACTGGGGTTGGAACTATGGAATGCCGGAAATATTGAAGCTCAGTTTTTAGCCATTCTTATTATGAAGCCTGATCAATTATCGGTTGAGCAGTTAGACCAAATGGTAGAACAAATTGATTTTACCCATGTAGCAGATTGGTTTAGCAATTATATTTTGAAAGATCATCCGGCAAAAGAAACGCTTAGGATAAAATGGCTTAAGTCAAACAACAAGTGGGCATTGAGAGCAGGATGGAGTTTGATGGCTGGTAAGATCGCCAGAAATGCTGATGATATTGATTTAGCGGCGCTATTAAAACAATTACACAAAGAACTGCCTCAAGCAGCACCTGAAGTTCAGTGGACCATGAATTTTGCGCTTGCATATATTGGTATTCATCATCCTGCTTATAGAAAACAAGCATTGGACATAGGAGAGGAGCTGGGAATCTATCGTGATTATCCTGTTTCAAAAGGTTGCACTTCTCCATTCGCACCCATATGGATCAACGAAATGGTCAAAAGACAATCCAAATAA
- a CDS encoding nickel-binding protein: MDLHIVPGVNAKDVAIAHSQDVYLEKDHNCKCLTYWVDEQKGHVFCLIDAPSKEVVYELHSRSHGLVPHKIIEVEPGLVQSFLGRITDPEVDEKTEDGLLLVKESSYRIMMLIQLPDPILYQYKHQNGSLIQQKIAAIKEKVITGGGRVALLHSEGIIGSFVQVEEAIEAAMHIMTLAEKDFSITIGLHGGEPVTKHEKFFGDTISLLKYLCFFAHQSPIRISNALREMMIHKQLTKQDRSILILSASDDLLINSIIILLEERYNDPTLQVEDMSRTLALSHSQLYRKIVALTGYSPNDLLRSFRLEKARKSLQKGGKNITEIAFENGFNSPSYFTKCFRESFGITPHEYAGLQ, translated from the coding sequence ATGGATTTGCATATCGTTCCTGGAGTTAATGCAAAAGATGTTGCAATAGCTCATAGCCAAGATGTTTATCTTGAAAAGGACCACAATTGTAAATGCCTCACCTACTGGGTTGATGAACAGAAAGGGCATGTGTTTTGCTTGATCGATGCGCCATCCAAAGAAGTTGTGTATGAACTTCATAGTAGATCTCATGGATTGGTGCCACATAAGATTATAGAAGTAGAACCTGGTCTGGTACAGTCTTTTTTAGGCCGTATTACCGATCCTGAAGTAGACGAAAAAACAGAAGACGGTTTATTACTAGTGAAAGAAAGTTCTTATCGGATAATGATGCTAATCCAACTTCCTGATCCAATCTTGTATCAGTATAAACATCAAAATGGGAGTTTAATACAGCAAAAAATAGCTGCTATTAAGGAAAAAGTCATTACAGGAGGAGGGAGAGTCGCATTGCTTCATTCAGAAGGCATTATTGGGTCTTTTGTTCAGGTAGAAGAAGCGATAGAAGCGGCGATGCACATTATGACCTTAGCGGAAAAAGACTTTAGCATAACCATTGGGTTGCATGGGGGAGAACCTGTAACTAAACATGAGAAATTTTTCGGGGATACAATTAGCCTGCTTAAATATCTATGTTTCTTTGCTCATCAAAGTCCGATACGCATAAGTAATGCGTTACGGGAGATGATGATTCATAAACAGCTTACGAAACAAGACCGGTCAATATTGATTTTATCTGCTTCGGATGATCTGCTTATCAATAGTATAATCATATTGTTAGAAGAAAGATATAATGACCCTACGCTTCAAGTTGAAGATATGTCAAGAACGCTTGCATTGAGCCATTCGCAACTCTACAGAAAAATAGTAGCACTTACAGGATATTCTCCCAATGATCTATTGCGATCTTTCAGATTAGAGAAAGCTAGAAAGTCTTTGCAAAAAGGAGGGAAGAATATCACAGAAATTGCTTTTGAAAATGGATTCAATAGCCCATCTTATTTTACAAAATGTTTTAGAGAAAGTTTTGGAATAACTCCTCATGAATATGCTGGCTTACAATAA